acctggcctttggccctggcagtgcccgtggctgctggttcctggtgccagagcggccagcgcggcacagggcaggtggccatggcagcaagggatcccctctggctctgggcactgataccagccctgagcaaggggccagggcagcttcccatggccaccaaccatcacaacggggccgagcattggttgccatggcaccaaaccaaggaccgggtccccgtggccattgccatggcacctggtggcaccaattccaggtacaattgtcactggaattgtacctggaacagccctggcaccactttgtcccagggttgccatggcagccaagggcagcaccagctctgcaggcaagtggtcATGGAACCTGgtttcagaaatggctccttgggctggtttccaaggaaacctgaactgataggggttgccatgggacccaaacccagcagtggggtcattgcagtgtccatggcaacagtcccttgcaatggcaccactgcatgttgggatgatgatccaccctcacagctggcccagggcaggtctggagtgctcctggtggcagcttgggcttggcacacacttgaggaggatgtctgtttgcaatggggaaactcaggagttttagattgctgcaaaaatcaaagaaggcaaatccctctttggctgtgtgcagccacttctccaagcaaagcaggttccaggtgagtgaggagagacacaatgggcttggggaaagtggagcaaggttgtccacactggctcagagctcaaggcaccgcttctctgagcaggccagacctccttaggagagtccctgcatcaatatcagtcactgaatgctgcaatcacctcttgtgtaataggaacagcaataacagacaccctttaaaataggactacatatttccttcatgggcccacccctggggtgggaatgccagttgcatgtccaatcagagccagggtaggcaccagctgctagtgtgtgattgattgattaacatctgggctaatcagagctgggttagcacagtccctgctgtgtgattgacagctctgccagaccagggctgggggcggggctctgtcccaccacaaacctgacccggccctggccccacatgggcattccgagcatcccaaggtgtcttgggacattgtTCTCATGCAGTCTCTGACAGTGACCACGGTGAcagtatggaacctcatggaaccaagggtcatttgtgacaatgcatgtccaaggacaccacagtgacactacggaacctcgtGGAaataaggggccatggtgacactgtggtgcctcatggaatcaaggagaccattgtgaaacttgggggccccaaggaaccaagggtccatggtgaccttgtgcagcccatagtgtcacagaggagcccctgtgacacggcgagggcgcatggagccgaggggccatggtgacacatcagaggtttgtggaaccaggaagccatgtcgagggctgcttctcatcagcccctgaagcactggggctcttggctttccttcctatgggagagaactgtccttctcctccaggggagcatggccaaaatttgaattcctcctccaaatttccatatatgcacagattgttctcagatgaaatctgccagaagagacaggtccgcctgccttggccacccaggggccacctctcatctgcctttgaaaccctgggaccatgtgcttttcttgcttaggggaaaataacatctatctcgaccaggtgctcatggccaaaattgagaatctgcctccagaattcccaatatccaaggatagctcccagacaaaagctgccaggactgacaagtctggctggccttggcttcctgagggctggcactcttctgcctctgaaacactggggctctgtactttccttcctaatgaaaagaactcttctttctgtccaggcacccacgaccaaaattgatgttccacctccaaaatgccctatgtccaaggagagtccctagatgaaaggtgccaggacagacaggtgtggtggccttgttggcctaagggtggccacctctcatcttcttcaaaaacacttacacttggcatttttctttcctattggcaagaaccatccatcctgacccggtgcccacggccaaacctggaattctacctccaaatctctgtacatccaaggattgctcccaaatgaaagccagacaggtctagctgcccttgccacttgggagctgtccctcacctgcctcaaaacactggggcttgatgctttccttcctatggaaaagaaccatccttcttctcaaggagtccaaggtcaaaagtgagatttctcctctgatatccaaggaccctccatgacaaaagttgccatgacaatcaggcctggctggcttgggagccaggacaggagccacctgtctcctcttttgcctttgaaacacttgggctccatgctttccttcctatgaaaaagaactgtcattcttatctacaaagaaatggccaaaattgggattccacctcgcaaattccctatatccaagggttgctttcatacaaaagcaactagaacagagaggtctggctgactcaggcctctgatggccacctttcatttgcccctcaaatatcagtgttccctgctttccttcctatgtaaaagaaccgtccttctcctccaggtgtccatgtctgaaattgggattccacctccaaaatttcctATACCAAGGGTCGCTTCTAGGTAAATCGTTCAGtaccgtcaagtctggctggccttggcctctggtggctgcccctgcaacactggggttgggttccttccttcccatggagatcactgggacactgttgggacctcatggaaccaaggggatccttgtggtaccactggagcccatggagccaaggggatcattgtggcaccactggagaccatggatccaaggggatcattgtggcaccactggagcccatggaaccaaggggattattgtggcaccactggagcccatggaaccaaggggccattgtaacacagcggggcttcatggaacccagagaccattatgactctgtggggcctgatggaaccatggagaccattgtgacccttcagggcctcatgtcatcaagggggcattatgacatctcaggtcctcatggaagcaagggaccattgggacactgtggggccccatggaaccaagggaacagggagcagatctggctgcaagcactgagcccagccggggtcacggaaccatctgcaggccccaggtgatatatgaactctttcagtgcttccatcctccctcaagtgagagaaaaggacaaagtgcaggcacatagaggagcaacatgaagacaccaaggtcagtgaaaaggaagttgagtcccagatgggagggatgaggagatgtcctgatcttggggctgaaatcctcttgtaaagctatggagaacgATGTAACTAATACATCagactctttttttccctgtattgcattgaaaagtatggggacatgacttgttcagcaaaggcctccatgctaaagtagcaaatgtcaaagtagctgtgatcccatgagaagtttgaacatggaaaaagggaagtgtgatgagatcctgtgccttcacagggagaagaaaaagatgtcctcagagatgaagatgatttcagaaatagatgaggagaatctttgctcttacacagctcatcttttaactaaaaccccataagttgacatggcccataaacacaactgtaaaagagctttgaacaactgggagggatgtcacaattgcagatttttctgggcagttgctattcatggaaattgagagtgacaagagaagtgtctcttctggaaaagtctccatagcatgagagacagactcctctccctaagagaactcaagaaagactattctagttggggtaaactgactgaaaattctaggtttgtctctttatattgtcagtaagaaagaaaaggttgtaggaagaggagaagttttctgaaagttgtgttcttattactctttcttttagttgctattaatgaacttttccttataccctcttaaagttttgagcctgctttaccattctcctaatcttatcacacaggagtaaatgagtaagtatattctagtgagtgcaccggTAATCAGCCAACACCtaagccaccacaataattgctgcattctccaagaaatcacaaattggtgaaccaaaatcactacagaaatatttctgatgaactgcactagagcagagggaaatcaaggcagagccatggtttatcaggacttgtttgatcctaatgagccccgtggtgaatttggagctgagccctggaacctcagggtctgagaggagattgcagaaacatttctaggagtcaaagtcagaagaaaaccccaaagtgtctcaaatcatggatgcatCCCACTAAGGTCCATCCGCtagacaggctcctcatggactccttggaggagagatctggaggccaggatggcacaataacttctcagagattcagtgtggaaaggaaaatgcagagtaccttaaaaatcttgagtatctcaaagtattaatgagccccactacatgtcagtgcaaagctctcaagggaataataaaagcagataattagggccatgattgcagaaacctctcacagagtctgtatcaaaagggaaacaccaagtaccttaaaataacttaagtaccttaaagcataaatgagcccactgaatgttgttactgacaaaggctctccagggactcattacagcaaataattggaggccatgattgcacaaatctctcagagactcaaaggcaaaagccaaacccaaagtcctttgaaaaacctgcagtccctacagggagaattaaggagcccccaagggcattactgagcgaggctccccagggactccttccagcagatccttgaagcccctgagatgtgggctagggggggatgctgagggcaggacaagaggctgacagtgcccagcctggctgaggctgtgccaggaggccccagggccgcaggacaaggtgtctcctcccagcccttggtggcacagaccctgctgtgccccagggcaccaagacttggcttctctttgtccccacctctcagcactgcctccagttctctgctccgcctggggcctggggacactttttcagtcatgtccctcagtgggacccattaaaagtccaagaaaccttgcagttggattctgacttggagttctggagaggtttcttcagctccctctcagggaatgatgttcagggcctgagcacaaagccccagaggctaattaaagtcctggtgctgtgtctgtgctgctgagctgggcttggctcctggcccagaggcagctcctggtaaccaagaagagcttcaaaagcacatttctcttgatgagcagctcttctgccagcccagcagggctggggcactgcctgcagccaccctgggcacagcacagaagcacagagagcttcaatcagtcagggctgggaaggtgctgagaagtgcctggggaagaatcactgccagcccttggcacaggaacctctggctgcaggacaatgcagctgcagctcctggagccacatcctgaagctggaacatcccactgcctacagactctgtgagtacaactctgagtatttttggTGCAGGAGAGGTGAAATCGtcatgaaactctgatatgctgaggggttctaatcagtCATGGAATaattccaagtcaaggattttaacaaaaatgagaaaatttcctaagactttgaaatcagtttcctgcttttggagaatggcagggaggggggataaatattaaaggtaggttatgaattattaattatgaattttgacaagtgtctgagacatctgaactgttacttttggtgattatagggtcacaggagatccctaatgtgctttcagtcactctgcccatggacagcaccagcgtcacctttgctggagccaacagactcagtctgagctgtcttttctccaagctgcaaacagaacctgcctccagccagtgccctgcaaacaggcagggttctgtcagggcaaggagagtgcacagagatttggggtctgtgagtgttgGCATGGaaagatcaggcacagggaaacacttgcaggaggaaaatctgcaggaagcagagagaagatcaggcaaggagagaaagcaaaacccagaaatgctgtggcagggagagtttagagatgcccacaggaccccctccagtgcagcccctccctctgaacaagccccctccctcctgtgccccagccaagcctctgctctcagggctggggctccaaggcatgcagcccctcctgtgcaggcagagctgcagcagagccgtggagcagctctgcagccccgggcccagttccctctgcagagcacagggctgggagcagctgcccggccctgggggctctggcaggaggcacagctggctcagggtgacgctgtccccagtgcccggctctgggcaatgctgtcagtgcagccagggaaggagctacatctcccttcatccaatgtcagcataaggacacttggaaatctccctgagatttcaatcCAAGCGGGGAGATTccatccagggtgcaaacctgtcctagagcatctctgagttatgagattgatggggaaaggcagaggtgttgtgacacagaaaatgctgctgggttggagaaatgagcaatatgaggttttggcttcaaatgtggagctgggctgtggtggatccatctgctctcaccgGGACCTGGTGACATTACAGGGGAATCATTGGAATGTGACccccctccacctgagaaaggttaaagcccagagaatctctgaaaaggtcagaatgagagaccaTCTACCATCACTTTCCATTCATCACTTTACCTCACAGAATGCACTCTGTTTCCCTGGGGGGAACAGAAATTCTGaggctttctgatatccaagaatagcagcagagaaagggagaagcttttgaaaagaaccccagaactccaaaaaaaaaaaaaaaaagagtgtgtgtgtctattccagaggagggtatatggaaaatggcttttattttggtgaCAAGTATCTCCTCTAAAtatttgctgtcctttcttcatgaaaaggtccccatggccagcagcagcaaatgtccaacagcagctccatcagccacttcctcctgctggcactggcagacacacggcagctgcaggtcctgcacttctgcctcttgctgggcatctccctggctgccctcctgggcaacggcctcatcatcagcgctgtagcctgtgaccaccacctgcacacgcccatgttcttcttcctgctcaacctggccctcagcgacctgggctgcatctgcaccactgtccccaaagccatgcacaattccctctgggacaccagggacatctcctacactggatgtgctgcccaagtctttctgatttttttttttcttgcaacagagatttgcctcctaaccatcatgtgctacgaccgctatgtgtccatctgcaaacccctgcactacgggaccctcctgggcagcagagcttgtgcccacatggcagcagctgcctgggccagtggctttctcaatgctctggtgcacacagccaatacattttccctgcccctgtgcaatggcaatgccctgggccagttcttctgtgaaatcccacagatcctcaaactctcctgctccaaatcctaccttagggaatttgggctgctttctgtcagtgtctgtttatcatttggttgttttgtgttcgttgttttctcctatgtgcagatcttcagagctgttctgaggatcccctctgagcagggacggcacaaagccttttccacctgcctccctcacctggccgtggtctctcttttctatagcactggcacatttgcctacctgaagcccccctccatgtcctccccatccctggatctggccctgtcagttctgtactcagtgctgcctccagccctgaaccccctcatctacagcctgaggaaccgggagctcaaggctgcagtgtggagactgaggactggatggtttcaggaacattaaactgctggccagtatttgcaaatcaTGTGTAATTAACAtaacctttaatacttcttgttagtttcattttggaggttctttgtccttgtttaaaattttaaatattttctaaaaagtgatgtcattgtttgcGCCAATTTGgttttgccagtgctgctgccatggccttgccccgctgccctggtggccctggtgttgctgcagggcctgagtgctctcggggccgggcacagccctgggggtggcagtcccggggctgcagcagggacaggccatgggcactgctggggcagcgctgacgcctcagcccagggcctgggggctccaggctcctttcccaggctctctcaggaacacacccaggccaattctcagcactgaaaacccccgtgagcagccccaggctggccgtgggcaggctggtggcaaacagcatggctggggctctgcaagggccctggaggagatgggaaggagcagcagagcaggggctgatccatcccctgtgcgctgcacagcccagggcagtgtcccagagtgtcctcatggagctgccaacaacatcccccctctgcagccctggcctctcccccagctcacacaggtgccccatccttgcaggcacacacacggcagcactggctcagcagcccctgtttgcattgcacacagcacggggagcacccccatgctgttggtgtggggacatgaacctgagggagcacaaatgccatcagcccctgcggccagcaagggctgggggacaccagggaaaccactcagctttgtcctggcctctgcagtcagccagaaagtttgttcccgtcagctgggagtttcctgtcccactgcagacgctgttgctcagagccagcgcagcctggcagccactcccaaaatgccctgagcatttcctctgcttcaccttggctttctttactcttcctgatacaaattccttctaattccccaccccaggggacccagaactagacacagcactcgaggtgctgcccaaccagtgctgagcacagggaaataatccctgccctgctgctgctggccacaccattacagatccagcccaggagccattggcctccttgcccacgtgggcactctgctggctcatgtacagcctgctgtccatcagtccctgcaggtccctttctgcctggctgctgtccagccactctgtccccagcctgtagtgctgcaggtgttgttgtggccaaagtgcaggacccagcacttggacttgttaaacctcaccttgttggatttgggccctggatccagcctgtccagggccctgtgcagagccctcctacctccatcctccagcagatccaaactcacgcccagtttggtgtcatctgcagatttgctgatgttggacacaatcccctcatccagaccattccattcagacattggaatccatgctTCCTTGCTCTGACccttcagccatcctgtgggtgccctgtgatggcactcagggtgatctgtttcataaccttgccgggcacccaggtcaggctgacaggcctggagttccccagctcctccttccagcccttcttggggatgggctcacactggcacctccagtcctctgggacctccctgctgagccagcactgatggtaaatgacgGAGAGTAGCTTGGGGAGTTcattcacagctccctcatccccctgggatggattccgtccaatcccatacacctgtgagcatctgagtggctcagcaggtcaccaactgcttcctcttggattccaggggctgttctcctccctgtgcccatctaccagctcagcagagcacttgtcctgaggacagcctgccctaatatcgaaaattgagagaaacaagatgttaagtagctctgccttctccttatctttagtttctatattccccactgcatccaataaagagtagaggttttccataccccatgttttgctattaatttaattgt
The nucleotide sequence above comes from Melospiza melodia melodia isolate bMelMel2 unplaced genomic scaffold, bMelMel2.pri scaffold_35, whole genome shotgun sequence. Encoded proteins:
- the LOC134434350 gene encoding olfactory receptor 14A16-like, which translates into the protein LGNGLIISAVACDHHLHTPMFFFLLNLALSDLGCICTTVPKAMHNSLWDTRDISYTGCAAQVFLIFFFLATEICLLTIMCYDRYVSICKPLHYGTLLGSRACAHMAAAAWASGFLNALVHTANTFSLPLCNGNALGQFFCEIPQILKLSCSKSYLREFGLLSVSVCLSFGCFVFVVFSYVQIFRAVLRIPSEQGRHKAFSTCLPHLAVVSLFYSTGTFAYLKPPSMSSPSLDLALSVLYSVLPPALNPLIYSLRNRELKVYKQVLYKK